A genomic window from Ciona intestinalis chromosome 8, KH, whole genome shotgun sequence includes:
- the LOC100184916 gene encoding probable low affinity copper uptake protein 2, with translation MDMGGMSMTMFFNFNLPVTVLFFEWEIKDQGALIGSCFGIAVLGILYEIMKFLRQLWANKMREANEPFVLSASDCCDDDGIESYSISHKSSKFWIFHIVQSILHMVQVFIAYVLMLIVMTYNVWLVISLVAGAGAGYLISGILQVTMCAPKRRPMSSSPPKYNGSMRNANGNGGYNPYANGETSNGKHNGSYPNAVFSSD, from the exons ATGGACATGGGGGGCATGTCTATGACTATGTTCTTCAATTTCAACCTACCAGTCACAGTGTTGTTTTTCGAGTGGGAAATTAAAGACCAAGGCG CATTGATTGGCTCGTGTTTCGGAATAGCCGTACTCGGGATTCTGTACGAAATAATGAAATTTTTGAGGCAGTTGTGGGCAAACAAGATGCGTGAAGCCAATGAACCG tttgtacTTTCCGCCAGTGATTGCTGCGACGACGATGGCATCGAAAGTTATTCGATTTCTCACAAGTCTTCGAAGTTCTGGATATTTCATATAGTCCAAAGTATTTTACATATGGTGCAG gttttcaTTGCTTACGTGctgatgttaattgttatgaCTTACAATGTTTGGCTCGTTATATCCTTGGTTGCCGGTGCCGGTGCGGGATATTTGATTTCAGGAATTCTTCAGGTTACTATGTGCGCACCAAAACGCAGACCGATGTCTTCAAGCCCACCAAAATATAACGGATCAATG CGTAACGCTAATGGGAACGGTGGATACAATCCTTATGCTAACGGAGAGACGTCGAATGGAAAACACAACGGTTCTTACCCCAACGCAGTATTTTCATCAGATTGA
- the LOC100183352 gene encoding B9 domain-containing protein 2-like produces the protein MKMSVKLVGFTDKMAEVHIIGQLIGASEFPSHSLFCKWGLHAGGAWKLIAGLKGGQTHVDNPENEEHAYWSHPIDVHYATKGLQGWPRLHLQVWHQDIHGRNELYGYGFVHVPSSPGCHDIECVTWKPNGTFQEEMMQQFVGGCPQLKNPDLVYAGADRYKLHTTAMGKVQIRLNVILRNFDKYGVEC, from the coding sequence ATGAAAATGTCAGTTAAACTTGTCGGTTTTACAGATAAAATGGCTGAGGTTCATATTATAGGGCAACTTATAGGTGCAAGTGAGTTCCCAAGTCACAGTCTGTTTTGTAAGTGGGGACTACATGCAGGAGGAGCGTGGAAACTAATTGCTGGGCTCAAAGGAGGTCAAACACATGTAGACAACCCGGAAAATGAGGAACATGCGTACTGGAGTCATCCAATTGATGTTCATTATGCTACAAAAGGCCTGCAAGGATGGCCAAGGCTACACCTCCAGGTTTGGCATCAGGACATACATGGGAGGAATGAACTGTACGGCTATGGTTTTGTGCATGTTCCTTCATCACCAGGCTGTCATGATATAGAGTGCGTAACATGGAAGCCTAATGGAACTTTTCAGGAAGAAATGATGCAGCAGTTTGTTGGTGGTTGTCCTCAGTTGAAAAACCCAGATCTGGTTTACGCTGGTGCTGACCGGTATAAACTGCACACAACAGCTATGGGCAAAGTACAAATCAGACTTAATGTTATACTGAgaaattttgacaaatatgGAGTAGAATGTTGA
- the LOC100178643 gene encoding signal recognition particle 54 kDa protein-like, whose protein sequence is MVLADLGRKINNALRSLSNATIINEEVLQSMLSEICRALLESDVNIRLVKKLRENVRSAIDFDEMASGLNKRKMIQSAVFRELVKLVDPGVKAWQPTKGKPNVIMFVGLQGSGKTTTCTKLAYYYQRKNWKTCLICADTFRAGAFDQLKQNATKARIPFYGSYTEADPVVIASEGVETFKEENFEIIIVDTSGRHKQEDSLFEEMLQVYNAVAPDNVIFVMDASIGQACEGQARAFKEKVDVASVIVTKLDGHAKGGGALSAVAATQSPIIFIGTGEHIDDFEMFKTQPFVRKLLNMGDIEGLIDKVNELKLDDNEELLDKLKHGQFTLRDMYEQFQNIMKMGPFSQIMSMIPGFNDFMTKGHEKDSTERLKRLMTIMDSMTDEELDHKDGAKLFSKNPSRVARVARGSGTLPKEVNELLGQHGKFAQMVKKMGGMKGLFKPGGMDKNVNPSQMARLNGQMAKLMDPRVLQQMGGMNGLQNMMRQFQGGGNPLGGMK, encoded by the coding sequence ATGGTGTTAGCGGATTTAGGacgaaaaattaacaacgctctacgATCGTTAAGCAATGCAACCATCATAAATGAAGAGGTTCTGCAGTCCATGCTAAGTGAAATCTGCAGAGCTCTTTTGGAATCTGATGTTAACATTCGTCTTGTGAAAAAGCTGAGAGAAAATGTGCGTTCGGCTATTGACTTTGATGAGATGGCATCAGGTTTAAACAAGAGGAAAATGATACAGTCGGCTGTTTTCAGGGAGCTGGTTAAGCTGGTTGATCCCGGAGTCAAAGCATGGCAACCTACTAAAGGAAAACCAAATGTTATTATGTTCGTCGGTCTTCAAGGTAGTGGTAAAACTACGACATGTACCAAGTTGGCTTATTATTATCAACGGAAGAACTGGAAAACCTGTTTGATTTGTGCAGATACTTTCAGAGCTGGTGCTTTCGAtcagttaaaacaaaacgcAACCAAAGCAAGGATTCCTTTTTATGGTTCGTACACAGAAGCTGATCCTGTGGTTATTGCCAGTGAAGGTGtggaaacatttaaagaagAGAACTTTGAAATTATTATCGTAGATACCAGTGGCAGACACAAGCAAGAAGATTCTCTCTTTGAGGAAATGCTCCAGGTCTACAATGCAGTGGCCCCTGATAATGTTATCTTCGTTATGGATGCCTCTATTGGTCAAGCTTGTGAGGGCCAAGCACGGGCTTTTAAAGAAAAGGTCGACGTGGCTTCAGTTATTGTTACAAAACTTGACGGTCACGCTAAAGGTGGAGGTGCCCTCAGTGCAGTTGCAGCAACTCAGTCCCCGATTATTTTCATTGGTACTGGTGAACACATTGATGattttgaaatgtttaaaactcagCCTTTTGTGAGAAAACTTCTAAATATGGGAGACATTGAGGGACTTATTGATAAAGTGAATGAACTAAAACTGGACGACAATGAAGAGTTGCTGGATAAATTAAAGCATGGACAATTCACACTAAGAGACATGTACGAACAGTTTCAAAACATTATGAAGATGGGACCTTTTAGCCAGATTATGAGCATGATACCTGGGTTCAATGATTTTATGACGAAGGGGCATGAAAAGGACTCTACGGAAAGACTTAAGCGACTGATGACCATCATGGACAGCATGACAGATGAGGAATTGGATCATAAAGATGGTGCAAAGTTGTTCTCAAAAAATCCGAGCAGAGTGGCTCGTGTTGCAAGAGGTTCTGGCACTTTGCCAAAGGAAGTAAATGAGTTACTTGGCCAGCACGGAAAGTTTGCACAGATGGTGAAGAAAATGGGTGGCATGAAAGGACTTTTTAAACCTGGGGGCATGGACAAAAACGTTAACCCATCTCAAATGGCAAGGCTTAATGGTCAAATGGCAAAGCTTATGGATCCTCGTGTATTACAACAAATGGGTGGCATGAACGGATTACAAAATATGATGAGACAGTTTCAAGGTGGCGGAAATCCTCTTGGTGGTATGAAATAG